CATAATGGCATCATTCGCTTTTATGTTTTAGAGCTGTTTGAACATACTGCCTCGTTTTGTGTTTTACAAACTAAGTCAATCAGGTTTTAAGAAACTGTGCGAGCACTaaaacacacttgtagccaatcaccAGTAAGGGGCGTGTCCATGTGTGATGCGAGTGGTGCCTACTTTGCATAGTATTAATTTGGGGGCGTGGCTATCAAATAGGTGTGTCATCCTTTTGGATGGGGGCGAGTTTgtttttggtgatttcaaatatcagCAGCATTTCTCGTCTTTAAGTGTTCCTCTGATTTATTGATTTGTGGATCTtgcatgtttaatgttaatggaaCTATTCATTGTCAGTCAGACATGATCTTTATTTGTCTCCGTGTAGCCGCAGTCTCCTCTCCAGACGGTAGACTCTGTGGTCCCGTCTCATGGTCTCCGCCGGCTGCCCCCGTGTCCTCCGCTCCACCTCTCTCACCCGCTGCCGCTGACACTCGGCCTGCCGCtgacaccaccacacacacactcgactCCACCCAGAGCCCCTCCACCAGCACAAACACATGCATCCTCTCCAGCAGCGGGAACGGCCGGCCGTGGTCTGGCCTGCCAGAACGTCTGCAAGATCGCCAGGGTGAGTGGAAATATGCCAGCGCTGCACATATAAAACAAGAGTGTTTTGAGTGGTGGCTGGggcattgctagggtgttctgggttgttCTGATACTAAGAAAAATAATAGtgcactgatttttttatttattattggagGGTGTTCAAATCAGTAACTATAATGAGATACTCATCATAACATTCTGTGCACTTCTATTCATGTCAGCACTCAGCAGGTATACTGTACTTTACTGATTTCAGTTGTTTTTATCGTTCTGTCATTCCCCAGCAGTGTTGCAATGGCAGAATAGCTCATTTTTATGCACactgtagtatttttttaatagttttacagTTTAATGTTGGATCTGCAGTGGTGTGAACAGGCCTCTTTCATTAGAGCTCTGTGTCGTTTTAAATCTTAAGTATGTTCAGAGGTTCATGCAATCCAAAGAAAACGCAGAGTGAAGCCTCTGGCCAATGAATAAAAGACTGAGCGAGTCGATCAGACTGGAACTGAAAAAATTAAAAGAGGTTTACGACAAAAGacagaaaatgtgcattaaataacAGTAGCTAAAATGGAGATGTGGATTACCTGAGGTGCAGTGTCTGTGGACAGGCCACACGCCTGCCCTTTCTTTAATAACGTGTAGCAGTCTGATGCTTTCTCCCATCAAAACCTGCCTGTAAAAAGAGAGTCTTTGTCTGTTTTATAAGATGACCTTTGGACAGACAGATTGCAGAAAGAGGAAGGTAATGGATAGGTGAAGATGAGCCCTCTCAAGAGAAAACGAGACACAACACAAAACCTTGCTAAAACATCACCTTATATGAACCAACACACTTCAAAACGTAATGTTCTTCAGTGGCTCTTGGTTTCAGATCCATTTGTAGCTGTATGCAGTTCTCGAGCTGCTATTTTGGATTCTGGGttctttaattgtatttatttatttgttttacgttaatgcatttagcagatgcttctatccaaagtgactttaATTGCATTCAAGGTGTATATTTGATCAGAATTGAGCTCATGACCCTGTGAAATAACTAGAGAATAGAAAGTTATTgccaattaaaaatgttttcatatggTATCAGACTGTAAAACACTTTGTTTCAGATTGTTTTCTGCATAATTGCTAGGGCACTTGCTGAATAAACTCCAATCATATGGACTCCAAAcgtttgaatgatagtgtaccgTTAAATTGAAACATCCTGAGATATGTAATTTGATGTGAATTAATCCTTTGAATCAGTCATAAGACACCAGCGGTCAGCACTGAAATGAGATGATGAACAGAAGACCTCATACGTGTCCAGTGTGACCTCAGGCTGCTTCATTaaccagaagtgtgtgtgtgtgtgtgtgtgtgtgtgtctctgtgtgtgtaagATCTGGCAGGTCATTCATGACTAATTCAGCTCTTGAGGACTTAGCGAGGAGACACATGAGACTTCCTTCATCTCAAGACCTTTTTATCAGCCACAAAAACAAAGAGCTCTGTCATTAACAATCATGCAACGCTTAAGATATGAGCAATTCAGATCAACACTGCTCTTTATTAGAATATAAAGGACAGAGGGACGTGAGCTGTGAAATCATGTTTGGATCTCTGTAGAGATGAGAGAGTGAGAATGAGGAGCAGATGGAGAGCAGGTAGCATGCTATCATTACCTCAGTCAGAGTGTAGATTTGGAACATGTGAATGTGTCACGTGACCCCTGGAGAGAGTCACCATGGCAGCAGTGAAGCCACATCCAGCACTAAACTTCTGCAGCAGTGAAAGTTGATCAGCTTGTACTGCCATCTGGTGGACAAAACCGGGAAACTAGTTTTTATCAAGAGTTTATTATGGACCAAAACTGAAAGGTCCGTCAATATTAACCCTTATATTTTTTCTTCCCCTGGAAAATATAATTACTGAAAATTGGTAATCCAAAGAATGTTAGGTTGTTAAAACTCCTTTGGAGGAATAACTATAGACATCAATGAACAATGAGAAAGTTACAGAGCTATAAAAAGGAGTGTGACTAGCAATTCAGatcatttgatgagaaatgtttgagttcagaTTGACTCGGCTGCAGACGCAATTAGAAACTCTGAGATCTTCACCTTCATTACTTTAGTATTTATATaccattataatattatttaagattttttatatttctatttaattttagaaagttttagttttagtaattttagtattttgaaATAACTTATTTCAATTCTCTTTTTTGATAAGATTAAgttcataatatatttattttatttcagcttcgattcaattgctaaaaaatattttaatagttttgatgAACAACACATATTTTTccatctatataattttattttcagcttTGTTTCAATTACTCTTTTTCAAttattcttttttcatttatatttgaattaatgatttatttatttattttgatatttttagttaacaataacagcactgTTTTACTGGAGTATTTTTCCATTGCTCTCCATTTAATGTCATCGCTGTCTAAAATCAATATATGAGATATCTTGTTTATCACAATCTATATTAATCACGcttgataaatgataaaatatactCATGTGAAATTATCCCTTTCTGGAGCATCTTCATGAAAacttgtgttggtgtgtgttcttCCTCCTGTGCTCAGTTCAGTTCCTCTCATTTCTCCAGGCGTTTGAGAAGCCCAGTCCACCCCAGAAGCCTCTTCCTGCAGACCCACTGAGTGGAAAGGTCCGAGTGATTCTGAACCCGTCAGCCGTGCGTCTTCCAGCACCCGTCCCGACCCCAGCCTCCCCACGACCCGCTCCACTTCACCCACAGCCCTGCAGGTACAAACACACCCATGAACACCTGCTGAAAAtgacaaatcattaaagaaataattcaccaaaaaaaataataaaatgtaatcattctaaggccatccaagatgtagatgagtttgaagGAATGTAGGATTGcttcacttgctcaacaatggatgctctgtagtgaatgggtgccgtcagaatgaaagctCTGTAGTGAACAACTTTTCAactcacaagatgttaactgatggactggagtggtgtggattattgtgatgtttttatcagctgtttggactttcattctgacggcacccattcactgcagaggagtcATTAGTGAGAAAGTGATAGAATGCTACATCCATCCAAAACAATTCTggcaaagaaaaaacacatttacatcttgaaaggcctgaggatgagtacattatTTTGATTAACCCTTTACTGGACTTGCAGGCCTCCTCCCAAACAGCCGCCCACCCTGCCGAAGCCTCACTTCACAGCCGGAGCGATGTTCAGCAGCTGAGAGATGGACAGAAGGGATCTCGTTCCTGGAGATGCTTGCTTTTTGCACTATGAACCTCTGCGGGACACATGGTGATTCGAGGGGTGACCTTTGACCCCCGCGGTGCTCTCCCTTTAAACGGTGCTATGAGTCCAAGCTCAGGTACATGTCACGCGTTATTTATGTCAGTTACGAGCGTATTTATTTGAGCACTGTGCACTGTGGTTGACACTTTCTCAATCGTAGCAATTGGTGCTTCGCCCACGTTTACCTGATTGTCCTTTTGTCGTTGTTGctcttttgatatttttttcaacTATGTACCAGCAGATAAAGACGAGGCGTGTTATGTGTGACAGTGAACCACATCATGTGGAGGCTAAACTGGATTGAAAACCAGATTTAAATGGAAACGTGAACTGGGAGTAGATGGTTCTGTGTCTGTGATATCACTTGGTATGTGAAAAGggctttttaataatttcatatgATTTAATggccatttttattatatatttcagaCATGCATGATTAAACCTGAAGTACAATTGCAGTGATACTTAAGGGATGCTGAAGACACGTATATAAATATTATCtcatgtccaggtcacattttaTCTCAAATTAAagggaataaaataataaatacaattttacatactgtaaaataGATGTTTTTAGCCAAAAATAGACAAATCATTTTACCTATTCTTGCCTAAAAACacctattttacacacacacacacacacagacatatatatatatatatatatatatatatatatatatatatatatatatatatatatatatatatatatatatatatatatatatataattattattattaaggtatAATTAGTTTaaggtattttgtttttaattttaagagaCTTTTTTCCCGCTTCATTTTTTTGCTGAATATATTGCTCcttttttaattctaaatattatttatgaTGATTCTCATTACTGATATAAAGTAATTTTACAGCAGAGCAGTAAAACAAATACtcacacaaatataaatattacaattaaaatttaaatggaaaagagTGGAAAATTAGCAAAAACACATTCATGAAAAtcttaatgttaaaaataatcttCAGTTTGTTTTCCAGTTTCTGAATGTATTTTTGCaaacaattaatcaattaattaatcaacCAGTCAGGgttatttttattactgtattgCAGTAATGAGAAATTGGAAAAAGTCTTCATAACAGGCtccatttttgtaagaaaaacattatttcttaCTTCTTCCTTTTGACTTTTAGGTGAAATATGTCCTGGACATTCACGGAGGGTGTACTAGGTGTACAGTAATTCACTTCATTTCACATGTCTAAACGGGTCTTGTTTCCCTTTACTTGCGAGTTTGAAAACATTTGCAACCAATTATATGCACCAAATCCAGCTTTTGTTGATTTCAAAGCTCGCAAAAAAGATTGACAGACAGAGGTTGTAATGCAGTTGTGTTCCTGTAACCCGTCGGATGTTCAGACGGTTCACTCAGGAGATTTCAGCTTTGAGAAGACCTTTACTGACTGGAAAGATCTGAGAGGCAGAAAGCCAAACCAGGCCATGATTTCATGGTCATGCTGCCATATTTTCATAGATGTCCTTTGAGAAGTAGTTACTGTGGGGAAATGACTAAACAAATGAACATTTTCTTTCTTATCGACCCAAATAATGTTGCCACATGGAGCATTAAAAGTGGATTTTGGTTAATGAAAACAGGCACATGAATCCTCCTCTAAATATTCCCACAATCCCTCTGGTCTCCCTCAAACATGCTGCGGTCAGTGGGTTTGAATCACTGGCAAAGATTCATGAGCGATTTGTCAGAGTAAATGAACACACTGCACCAAAATAATAGGATgtgcacaaaacatttaaaaatagtttaaGCAATGATTATTGTCATGAATTACTGTCAACAGGGTCAACATTAATGCAAATTGGGGTaacacttaaagcctttatatataaTCCATTATAAAAGTTATGCCTCAttatgcaccttataatgcactCTATGAATAATTGCAAACATAATTCATTATTATACTtagaaaatgcattaaatcacatgtaaacaaaaaaaaaacttcaaatagTATAATTTAAACTTGggttacaattatttatgcaTTAGAGTGAAAATTCTGAATAACTTAATAATACGTTTTATATTAAGGCTTTAAGTGTTACCCAGATTGGTTTGGAGAGTAAACAGTTTTGCCACTTCATGAGGAACTTCATAATATGATTCAATTAAAATCTAAGAATAATAGTCTGATGCACAATGATGGAAAAGATTGTAAACAAAgacattcaaatatatttcatctaccattcaaaaattataaatgttttactgtcacttttgatccatttaatgcacCTTGCATTCATTTCTCTCAAGAATCAAAATACTGAAAGTTACCCAAAGTTTCTGATATAGTGTATTTTAATACGAAATAATGCACAGTATTTATTTAACTCTCCATTTGCAGGTTGATGTTTGGCACTGAGACTAACAAACAGCCCTTGTTTTATTCAAGACTGAGTCTTCTTACGTTGTTATCTGTTGCCACTGAGCCATTTGTGATCTCAAACGTGGGTCTTTTAGACCTGAATTCTGACACCTTATGAGTGCCATTATATCTCAGTGTTTACATTGTAAATTCATCTTCATTCACTGTGTCCCGTTGCCTTTTTACAGTGTTAAACCACACAGTGCATTACAGTACGCAGAGACTGTTCAGATCTAGACGCTGACTTGATTATACGATGATCACGTGTCTCTAGGTTACCTGCCTTGCTTGTTTTAATCTcagttatcatttattattatacactttCAATCACGTTGTATCCTCACTCAGTAAATCTGCTCATGTAACGTTCTTTTCGTATTTTCTTCAGTGTCACGGGTGTAAACTGCTTTTTTATGATAAATCTTTGATAAATCAAGAAATGTGAAATACGTTGATGTCTGCAAAATAGCGAAAGTAAAGTTGTTTATGAAACTGATGTGTGGTTTGTGTCATTAAGTCCGACGTCTCTCACTTCTCATTCACAAGCAGACTGATGATATTCTGAAAGAAATGTTGAAGAAATATAATCAATGAGCTAAATACACATCTTGAGATGATTCACAAGTCTCAAGGTGAAAGGTGTTTTACCTTTCTTTCAAATGCGTGTGCCATCTGCACAGCGCTAACTCCagcctgaaacacagagaaagagtCCAGTTACATAACTCAGAGGTCATTTAAGTGTTAACTTTGTCACCTGAAATTCATcaggagaaataaaaacaggcacAAGTGAGATTTCACTGCTGTCTTGTTTTGCTTATAGGAGGTTCTGACCTGGTTCTGAATGTTTGGGTCGGCTCCATTCTCCAGCAGGACTTTAACTAGACGCTCATAATTATTCAGCACAGCCACCTGCAAGATAAAAAATCTCATTAAGGAGAAACCTTAATTATTAGCACATGCTGAGATATTACAGTACAGTTTCAGAGTTTCAGTTCTGACCATCAGCGGTGTTTTCCCGTTTCTGTCCTGTAAATTAACATCAGCTCCAGCTGTGATTAACAGTGAAGCTGCAGCCGTGTCTCCGGTTATGACCGAGACGATCATGAGGGGCGTCCAGGAGGCGCCGTCCCGCACATCGACCTGAGGGATTATGAGGTGTAAATCAGGTAGAACTACAAATCAGACACTGAATGTTATGTTAGTGGTCCTCTCACCTCACATCCGTCCTGTATGAGGTACTGCAGGAGGGGCAGGTGTCCTCCAGCTGCGGCCCAGTGCAGAGCGCAGCAACCCGATCGGTCCTGAGAGCTCCAGGACGCCCCGCAGCTGCGCAGGAACTTCACCACGTCCAGGTGCCCGTGGAAACACGCCAGCATCAGGCtgattcaacacacacacacacacacacacaaaagaccaACACCATCACACTATGAGAAACACACAAAAGAGCTGATAGCACTGGAGAAAAGCTCACCTGTCTTTACCACTGCTgttttttctgttcacatctgCACCATGATTCACCAAAAGCTGAACTCCTCTAgaacacaaaacatgacagacagacagatagatggataaagacagaaaaacagacagagagacagacagatagatacagacagacagaaaaacagacagacagagatagatagagacagtcaGAGAGGGATggatacagacagatagatggatacagatagaaagatagatgcAGATAGAtggatacagacagacagaaagatagatacatacagatagatacaaaccgatagacagacagatagatacagacagatagatagatagatacacacagataaacagacatagatgcagacagatagatagatacagacagacagatagatgcagACAGATGGatacagacagataaacagacatagatgcagacagatagatagatagatagatggatggatggatggatagatagatagatagatagatagatagatagatagatagatagatagatagatagatagatagatagatagatagatagatagatagatagatagatagatagatagatagatagatagatagatacctaGTAAAGCCCTTCATGGCTGCCATCATTAAAGGAGTAAAGTCCAGCTTGTCAGGAACATCCACTGAGACTTTTCTAACAGAATACACACAACTCACattctcatttttatttggtttaacTTCATAtcctaaaataactcaaaaaaaatttataaaaaatatattataataataattttatttataaagcactttactTGGTTTTTTTATCTCAAAGTGCTACAGTAAGGCATAATAAAACAAGGCAATTTAAACTAAACattgattttaacattaaaaggattaaaataaatttaaacattaaactgcTTTTTTAAAATAGGTATGTTTTAAGACCCTTTTTAAAAATATCAGTCCTTTGATGGTCCCTCAGATGTTCAGGGAGGGCATTCCACAGGGTAGGAGCGGCGGCAAAGAAAGCTCTGTCACCAATGGTGCAAGTCTTAGTCCTTGGGGGAAGGAGCTGATAAGTGTTTGTGGAGCGAAGGGAACGTGTTGGGATCTGTGGTGTGAGTAGTTCTTGCAGGTAACTGGTAGTATTTCGATGGATACAGTGATGTGTGAGG
This portion of the Carassius gibelio isolate Cgi1373 ecotype wild population from Czech Republic chromosome A12, carGib1.2-hapl.c, whole genome shotgun sequence genome encodes:
- the LOC128025523 gene encoding fibronectin type 3 and ankyrin repeat domains 1 protein-like, translated to MMAAMKGFTRGVQLLVNHGADVNRKNSSGKDSLMLACFHGHLDVVKFLRSCGASWSSQDRSGCCALHWAAAGGHLPLLQYLIQDGCEVDVRDGASWTPLMIVSVITGDTAAASLLITAGADVNLQDRNGKTPLMVAVLNNYERLVKVLLENGADPNIQNQAGVSAVQMAHAFERKNIISLLVNEK